AGAAGCTGATGCCACAGTCGCTACCGCGGAGTCCTGTACCGGCGGCCTTGTCGGGTCGAAAATAACGGACATACCCGGTTCGAGCGACTACTTCGACCGCTCGCTGGTTACCTACTCCTACGAGGCCAAGCGAGAGCTGCTCGCCGTCTCGCGGGAATCGCTGGACGCCCACGGCGCAGTCTCAGAACCGGTCGCTGTCGAAATGGCTCAGGGCGCTCGTGATACCGCCAGGACAGACTGGGGCGTCGCCACGACTGGCGTGGCCGGGCCGAGCGGCGGCTCGTCGGAAACGCCCGTCGGGACGGTGTACATCGCCGTCGCCGAGGCCGCCCCGTGGGGGACCAACGAGTCCGGCGTGACAGTGTCCCGCTACGAGTTCGATGGCACCCGTCGCGAGGTCAAAGCGGCCATCGCGACACAGGCGCTCCGGGACCTGGAAACCGCCCTACAGGAGTAGTAAGCTCTTTCAGTTGGGACACAGACGGTCCGGTAGATGAACAAACGTGGGCACGTCCTGAACGCCGTCCTCCTGAGCATCGGACTGGGATACGTCCTTGACCCCTCGGGCGACGTGACGACATTCGCGACAATCACGGAAGTGTTCCTTCCCGTCGTTCTGGGCGCACTGTTCCCCGATGTCGACACCGCCTTCGGCAAGCACCGCAAGACGCTGCACAACATCCCTGTCCTCGTGATCTTCCTGGCCCATCCGCTGTATCACGGCGGCAATCTCCAGTGGGTGTGGCTCGGCGTCCTCACCCACTACGTGCTGGACTACTTCGGTTCCCGCCGAGGCATCGCACTGTTTTACCCCATCTCGGACAAAGAGTACGGGTCACCGACGGGTGTGACGACTTCCAGTGAGTATGCGGAGGTTGTCACCGTCGCGATTACCATCTTCGAACTGGCCGCGGTCGGGCTGTTGATACATGTGCTCCCACAGTACCTGCCGCCGTCGGTCCGTACCTTCGTCGTCGAGAACAGCGCGTTTCTGGTTTAGTACACTTTCACGTCGTCGAACCGACCGCTGTACGCGACGTGGTCCGGATGAGTCGGCTCGGTCCCCTGCAGCATCAGCCGGTCGAACTTTCCCCAGGTGTTTTCCAGCCCCAGATGCGCCCACTCGACTGCCCGGCGGATGTCGTGTGAGATGCCGTCGCGATGGAACAGCGACCGCTCCACGTCGTCTTTCAGCGCCGCACTGAGCGCCGCCACGTCCTCGAACGCCTCGGTAAAGGTCACGTACGCCTCGCCGACGGTACCACGGACGTGGGCATACGACGAGACGAACGGCTCGTGGCCGGTCTCCGACGTGAACGACTGCGCGCGGTCTCGGTGGTGGGACAACTGCTTGGGGTTGTACACTTCCAGCGCGTCGATGCTGTCGTCGTACGCTTCGATGTCGTCGAGTCCGAGGCTCACATTGAGAAATCCGGGATGGGGGACGAGCACGGCTGCGTCCTGACGGTCCAGCTCTCGCATCGCGCCGTCGAAGGTAATGAAATCCGGGATCGGCTCTTCGAGTCCAATACCCAGTACGTGCCGGCGCTGTTGCCAGGTGCCAGTAAATATCTCTCTGGCTGGAAACACAGTCAGCTCTTCGTCGGAAAACGCCTCTGCTTGCCGCCGTATCTCCGGCAGCCGCGTGAAATGCGGTGCGTACACCAGCGCGTCGAGACCACGTGCCTTCGCACGCTCGACGACCCCGTCGTCGAGCACTTTCACGTGGAGATCAACGGCGTACCCCTCGGGTTGCACGGTGAACGCTAACTCCGTACTGCCATTAGGGGTTTCCGTTTTGGCAGTCTGAGAGACAGACTTCTGACAGGTGGCAGCCAACGTTTTTAACCCCGGGTCGCCTGCCACTGAGCAAATGCCACGCTGGGAGTGCGACATCGAAGGGGACGACAGACAGTTCGACCGCGTCGAGGAGCTTATCATCCACCAGTCGGTTGAGCATGACCGCATCGAGTGCAAGGTCTGCGGTGCCGTCGTCCCCGACGGCTACTTCGCTATCAAGCACGCCTTCGACGAACACTCCCGCGCGGAGTACGTTCGCGCCTACGACGCCTCCGCCGCCGAGGTCCGTCGTCGTGAACAGATAAAAGAATCCGTTGAGGCCGCCGCCAACATGAGCGAGGTCATCGACCGATTGGAAGGCGGCGAAGCGTAGCAACTACCGCTGTTTTACGACGGTGCCTGACTTTGCTCGACAATGATTGCCAACTAGTCTGAAAACGCTTGATTGCTCCCTTGCGGGTCGCTACGCATCCGTTCGAATTGCACGAGACCCGTTCGCCTACCGCTCTTCGGAGTCGAGAACGCGAATCTGGTCGCCACGCACGGTGACCGGAATCGGGACCGTCGCCTCCTACTGTTCCACCTTTTTCTTCGTCGGGTGCGCTCACTGTGCTCGCGCACCACTCCTCGAAAAACGTGGGCGAAAACGCGGGCCCTCAGTCGTTCAGGCCCGTGAACTACCGGCTCCGCCGGTGGATATGGGTCTACCGCTCTTCGGAGTCCAGCACTCGAATCTGGTCACCACGCACGGTAACCGGAATCGGGACCGTCGCCTCGTACAGTTCGACGGTGACCTGGTCCTTGCCCTCGTCGATGCGCTGGACCTGCGCCTTCTCGCCCTTGAACGGGCCGGCGATGAGTTCGACGATGTCGCCCTCCGCGATGCCTTCCACGTCCGGTTTCGGCGAGAGGAAGTGCTCGACTTCCGCCATCGAGGACTCCCCCTGCACGACGCCGTTGGCGTGGGGGATCTCGTCGAGGATGCGGTCGAAGACGTTGTGATCGTCCGCTTCGACCATCACGTAGCTCGTGAGCGAGTCCGGCGCGAGCGCGGCGTGGATCTCGTCTTCCTCGCGGGAGATGATCATGTCTGCGACGGTGCGTTCCTGGCTGGCCGTGGTTTTGACTGCGTAGATTCCCATCGGTTTACACCGGCTTGCTGCCAGGGATGAAGGTCATCACGGCGAAGATGATGAACCCGAGCAGTCCGACCAGCGCGATGCCCGCGCCGGCGATTTTCGCGATCTGGGAGAACTCCTCCCACGACGGCGTACTCGCCAGTTTGAGTACGCGGATGTAGGAGGTGAGATCGTATGGAACGTCCATAGCGGGTCGTACCCACTGGTGGCTTTTCTATATTGTGGTGCGCGGCGACGAGTCCGAACCCGTCACAGAGCGAGCTGTACAGCGTCACAGAAAAAAAGTAGCCGACAGAACGGGGCGATAACCGGGACGAGCGTTCCCGAACGTTCGGTTAGTCGTCGGTCAACGCAGTCCCGTCCGATCCGTGTGTCCCAAGGTCGCTACCGTCACCGGCATCGCCGGTTTCGAACTGGTCGATGAGGTCCTTGAGGTCGGTCGCCTGACTGGAGAGCGACTGTATCTTCTCGGTGACCTCCGTGATCGACGCCGTCTGTTCCTCGGCGGACGCGGCGACGTTCTCGGCCTCTGCGGATGTCTCCTCGCTGATCGAGCCGACTTCCTCGGCCATCGAGACGACCTCTTCCATCGAGGCCGCCTGCTCGTCGGTCGCGTCGCTGATAGCCTGCACGCCGTCGTTTGCCTCGTTGACCTGCTGGACGATACTGGTCAGCGAGTCGGTCGCGTTTTCGACCGTTTTCTTCCCGGTGTCGACGCTCTCACCCATCTCCTGCATGTCCTCGACAGTGGTGTCGGTCCGGGACCGAATGTCGTCGATCATCGACTCGATATCGGTCGTCGCTTCCTGGGTTTCCTCGGCGAGCGTCTTGATCTCGCGGGCCACGACGGCGAACCCTTCGCCCGCCTCACCGGCCCGAGCGGCTTCGATGTTCGCGTTGAGCGCGAGCATGTTCGTCTGCTCCGCGATTTCGTCGATGAGCGTCGTGACTTCGCCAATGCGCTCCATCTCCTCTGCGAGGGACTCCACCTGTTCGATAGCTTCGGTGGACTTCCGTTCGAGCGCCTCGATTTCGGCGGCGGCCTGCTCGGCGTATTCGCGGCCGGACTCGCCGTCGTTGACGGCCTGCTGGGACTTCGACGCGACTTCGTCGGTCGACGAGGTGATTTCCTCGACAGTCGCCGACAGGTCGGTCATCTCGTCGCTCACCTGCTGGATGTTCCGGTTTTGCTCGTCAGCGCCTTCGGCGATCTGTTGCACCGACTCGCTCACCGACTCGCTAGCCGACCGCACTTCCTGTGCGCTCGCGGAGATCGTTTCCGTCGAACTGTCGACGGTTCCGGCGAACCCTTCGATGCGGTTGACCGTCCGTTCGAGCTCCGTGATCATCTCGTTGAAGCTCTCTGCGATGTCGACCATCGCGTCGTAGTCGCTGTCGGTGGCCATCCGCTGGGTGAGGTCCCCGGCCGCCGACTTGTCCATCACGTCGCTGAACTCGGCCGCCTTCGCTTCGAGGGCGGACGCCATCGCCTCGGCGTCTTCCTTCGCCGCCTCCGCCTCGTCTCTGGCGGCTTCGACGTCGGTAATCAACGTCTGGATGTCCTCGCCCATCTCCTCCAGCGCCGCGCCGAACTCACCGGGGATGCTCTCGTCGAGCGCCGGGTCGTCGAACCGCTTGTCAGCGAGCGCGTCGGCCTGATTCGCAGCGGTCGTCAGGTACGCCTGCATCGACGCGAATGAGTCGTACAGTTGCCCCATCTCGTCGACGCGCGTGGTCTCGGGGAGGGTGCTGTTGATCTCACCGGCGGCGATGTCCTCGGCGCTTTCGGCCACGCGGGAGAGCGCGTTCGCGGTTCCGCGCCCGATTGTCACGCCGACGACGAACAGTGCCCCCACGGCAAGCGCCAGGAGGAGCGCGATGTTCTCGGAGACAGCCGACTGCAGGGCGAACGCGCGGTCCTGCGGGACGTGATACAGCAACGCCCACTCAGTGCCGGTGACCGGCGTGTACGCCATCACGTACTGCCCGTCTTCCATGCCCGTTCTGGCGGAGACGGACTTGTAGCCGGTTTCGCCGTTCAGTGCCGCTTCGACGCTCGTGTCGGTCGCGTCCCCGGTCGCTGCGTACTCTTCGAGAATCGAACTCTTCCGGTTGTCGAGAATGATCTGTCCGTTCGACCCGACGACCTTCACGTCGCCGGTCGCAAACGGTGACGTGAACTCGTGGGAGCGCGCTTCGAGCGACGCCGTCAGCACGACGTATTCGTCGCTGCCGGAGACAGGCTGGACGAACGCAATAACCGATTCGTTACTGCTCTTGTACGCTTCGGACGTGCCCGTCGGACCCGACGAGACGACTGCACCACTCGCGTCGGTCCACGGATCGTCGACGTTGCTCAGTGCGACGCCGTTCAGTTCGTCGTCGGTGCTGGCGGTGACTGTACCGTCAGCGGCGTCGACGTAATGAAGCGCCCGGACGTCTCCCGGTAACCCAATGAGCTTCTGTTCGAGCCACCGCTGGTGTTCTCTGTCAGAGGTGGACTCGGACCGATCACCGATAGACGCCGCGAGAAACGACGCCGTCGACTGCTTGTTCGAGACCCAAGTTGAGACGGAACTCGATTGGGACTCCGCGACACCGCGGATTTGATCCTCTGTCTGTGACTCAACTAGCGCCCCCGTTTCGAGGTTGATGGCTGCCCCACCGAGTGCGAGCAAGACGACCACGCCGAGCAACAGGACGCCGAACTTCGCCGCGTACCGACGCCGAATGACGTCAGGGAGCGCACGCTCCGTTGCCTGAACCAGCCGGCTCGGGAGCGAACTCATCGGGACCCTCCCGATTTGAAGAACTGTGGTTGCAATAGCTCCAGCGACTCGACTGACCCGTTAGTGACCCGCTCGATCAGGTACGAACTCAGCGGTTCGAGGTCAGCCGTCAGGTCGACGCTTCCGGACGCACCCTGGTAATTCACTGCCCGGCCTGCTTCAGTGAGTGACCGAACACGACCGAAGTCGCCGACAGAGACAGTGTGTCCAGACCCGCCGGAAACCGACTGAATGGTCTCGGCGATTGCCGGACCGCTGGCTTCACCGGCCTGTTCAGCGGCACACGCCATCAAAAACAGCGCGTCGTACGCATTGACCGAGTACGCTCTGGGCTGGTCGATATCCGAGAGCCGGCGGACGAGTTCGAAGTACGCTTGCGTCCGTGCAGAGGACAGCGACGCGCTGTAGAACCCGTCGTAGTACGACGGGAGGTCACCGCCGAACATCCCCGCAGACAGCACCCATGGAACGTCGTACTCCGACTGGTTGTACGCATCAAGGATACCGCGCTCCTGGCCGGAGACGCTGGTGAAGCTGACGGCATCAGGGTCGTTCTGGAACACGTCTGCGAGCGTGTCGTCGAACGATCCCGACGACGGGTCATATCGGATATCGGCGACGATATCGGCGTTCAGTGCCTCACGCTGTGCGTCCGCCAGTCCGGCACCGAAGGAGTTGTCGATGCTCAGTAACGCGACGGAGTCCGCATCGATGTACAGCGGGTCGTCGACGGCCTTCGCCATCACCACTGCCTGCGTCCCGTCGCTCGGCACTGTTCGGCCGAAGTATTTCCGGCCGTTGGCCCGGCCGGCAGTCGATAGCTGCGGGGCAGTACTGGCGGGGCTGACCTCCATAATTTCGTCGCTGGCTGCCTCCGGAGCGAGCGCGAGCGACGCGTCACTGACGAGGCCGCCGACGAAGCCGATGACACCACGGTCGACGAGTGCTCCGTACTGCTCTACCGCGGTTTCGGCGTTCGCCTCGGTATCGAGAATGGTCACTTCGACGTCGTTACCGCCGATACCACCGGCGGCGTTGACGTCGCTTGCCGCCTGCTCGACCATGCGCTTGCCGTGTTGTCCGAGTGGGGCGAGCGCACCACTGAGTGGAAGGAGTGCACCGAACTGAACAGTGTCACCGCCTCCGCTCAGAGAGCCGAGACAACCGGATGAGAGTCCCAAGCTCCCAACGGCCAGACACTTTTTGAGAACATTACGCCTCGAATCTGAGTACATGCGAAGAGAGTTAGAATTTCCGGATAAACGCTTTTCGGCGAGAGTATCATTTATGATAGCATACGTGTGGATATAAATTCATTTACCGGCAGCTAGGGAGAGTCAGAAAACTGAGACGACGAGGCAGTTCAGTCGACGTAGTCGATGTCTTCACCGAGTTGCTGGGCGGCCTTCTCCTGTTCGGCCTCGCTCTGGCCGTAGATCTGTGGGCTCTCGACGCCGGTGACGACGATCATCGTCTCCATCTTGCCCTCGAACTCGTTGTTGACCGACGCGCCCCAGATGATGCGAGCGTCGGGATCGATGCGGTCGTAGATCTCCTCGACGACGCCCTCGGCTTCCTCGATGCTCATGTCGGGGCCGCCGACGACGTTGACGAGCGCGGAGTTCGCACCGTCGAACTCCACGTCAAGTAGCGGCGAGCGGAGCGCCGAGCGGATGGAGTCTTGGGCCTTGTTCTCGGAGTCGGACTCGCCGAGGCCGATCATCGCGACACCGCCGTTCTCCATGATGGTCCGAACGTCGGCGAAGTCCACGTTGACGAGGCCGGGCTTGGTGATCAGTTCGGTCATGCCCTTGACCGAGCGCATCAGCACACGGTCGCAAATCTTGAACGCGTCCTGCAGCGGCATCGACGGCGCATAGTCCAGCAGGCGGTCGTTCGGCACGACGATGACCGTATCGGAGACCGAACGGAGTCGTTCGAGGCCAGCGTCGGCGTTGGCACGGCGGCGTTCACCCTCCGCGGTAAACGGAATCGTGACGATAGAAATGGTGAGTGCGCCGGCTTCCTGCGCGGCCTGTGCGACGACCGGGGCCGCGCCGGTGCCGGTGCCGCCGCCGAGACCTGCGGTGACGAACACCATGTCTGAGCCGTCGATAGACTGCTGGATGTCCTCGATGTCCTCCTGGGCGGCCTCCTCGCCGATTTTCGGGACCGAACCCGCGCCGCGGCCGCCGGTGCGCTTGCGGCCGATGAGAATCTTGGTGTCGGCGGCCACCTCGTCGGCGAGGTGCTGTGCGTCGGTGTTTGCGGCGACGAGTTTGGCCCCGTGGATGCCCTCCTCCATCATCCGGGTGACCGTGTTCCCGCCAGCACCGCCACAGCCGACGACCGTGATCTTCGTTTCCAGGTCCTTGACGACGCTTGCCAGTTCCTCGTCGGACATCGTCCCGGACGTGGACATGTCTTGAGACGGCGTCGATGTCGTTTCGTCGACAGTTCCGCCAGCCGCGTCCTCCCCGTCTTGTTCTGCCTCGTCGATAGCGTCGTCAATTATCGAATCCATAATTTAAAACCCCCTTGCAGACGAACAGTTATTAGTTTTCCCCCTACGTCTGACGCACGTCTGACGTGTTGAGTCATAGTTTTACCGGCTGACGCGCCAGTGTTCACAGCGTATATCGACGTATACGCTCGCGCTGGAACCGCTCCGGGTCAATCTCTTCGCCGTCGATTTCGACGGATTGGCCCGAGGCGAGTTTCCCGAACTTGGGCCCTTCGGGGATACCGGCCGTTCGTGCGAGGTCCGGGTCGAACGCCGTCTCCCGGGCGACCAGTTCGTCCGCGGTCCAGTCGACGCTGTCGAAGCGCCGTTCGAGGATTTCGACCAGCGGTTCGACGACCGCTTCTATTTCTGTCGCCGCCGGACAGACAATCGGTCCGGTGAGGACAGTCCCGTTTTGCTCGGTCGCGTACGCGATGGACTGGCGTTCGATAGTCTCACGCAGTGCCTCGCTATCGACGCCGCGCACGTCGGAAATAAGCTCGTTCGGGAGGTCGATTACGGTCCATTCCCCGTCGTACCCGGACGCAAGCTCTCCGAACCTGAGACCATCGTCGACCGGCCGGACAGCGTCTTCCAGCGTCTCGACGAGGCCCAGGTCGACACCGGTCGTCTCCCGAACGAACGTCTCACTGACGACGCGGTAGCCCAGCGACTCGATGGCGGCCGTGAGGTCCGGCCGGTCGCCCTCCATGAGAGCGTAGTCGGCCGCGCTGGCACGGAAGGCGCGGTCGAGCACTGTGTCGCGCTCCGCGTCGCTGACGGCCCACTCCGCCAGCGCGTCCAACGACCAGTTGGCGGCGATGTGGCCGACCGCCCAGTCCGTCTCACGAACAACTCGCTCGAACCGCGGGGCGTAGTGGCCGCCGCCGACCCCGAGGAGGTGGCGGCGCGTCCCGTTCTCACGCGGCCTGTCAGCCGGTTCGTCGGCGAGGTCCAGTATCGCTCTGGCAGCGGCCTCGGCGGCGTCGGGGTCCTCCCACTGTGGCTCCGCACTGCCGACCTCGACAAACATCGACGGGACACCGACTGCTGTCGGGCCGTGGTGCGTACACTCCATCCCGACTTCGTAGTCCGGCGGAGCGTGGCGCTGGAGTGCCGACACCACGGCCTTGTGAGCCCCGGGACAGGCGCGGGCGAACTGCCCGTCTTCGCCGCCGTACTCCGCGACACCGAAGTTTCCGGTGTGGTGGGCTGTCAGGAGCTCGTCCGTCTCGCCGGCGTGTTTTGAGGCGAACACCAGCAGGTCCGGGTCGTCGAACGCTGCCGCGACGTTTTCGATGTCCAGATGTAACGCCTCGAACTCGCGGAGTTCCACGCTGTCAATCTGGTACACCGTACCGCCGCCTTCGTCGTCGGGCCGCGTTTCGTCGATGCTCGTTTCCCAGTCCCGCAATGAGCGCAGGTGCTCTCCGATGTGCATCGATGCCGCGTCGGCGTGTGAGACAACGATTCCGAGCATCAATCGGCGTTCTCCAGATGGACCGGTTCACGACCCACCGCGGACCGGACGGCGTCACCGGCCAGCCCAAGCAGGTGTTTCAGCGCTTCGCGGCGCTGGACGAACAGTCCGACCCCGAGGAGGACGTACAGCCCTGTATACGCCAGCAGAAGGTCGTGACTCGATATCGGCAGAGCGAGAAGGTCCCTGATGATGGCGAACTCCAGAACCACCTGCGAGATGAACAGCGCGAACAGCCCGATTGCTTCCCGGATACTGATCTCGAAGTTGACCAGAATGGCGAGCGCAAAGAAGGACTGGGCCGCTGTAATCCAGATCTCCGCGCCCTGTCTGGCGTCGAACGGCAGGACGCCGTACCCGCCGAGTGCGATGGAGTACACCACTGCGATGGTCCCGATGAGCAGCGTCCACTGATTGAGTTTCGAGGAAATGAGGGCGTTGAACCCCGCCGTCGAGCGGGCCTTGTTGACCAGCACGGCGACGACAATGAGCTCAGGTGACTCACTGGCCAGCGGGGCGACCCACTGGATCATGAAGAACTCGGGAATCCCGTTCGCGACACCGATCTCTTCGAGACCGTGGGCGAACGGCTCAACCGCGGTGAAAATCATTGCGCCGGAGTAGCCAAACAACGCCAAGACGACGAGTGGCCGCCACGGCAGCGACCACTCCTGGAAGTACTTTGGGACGCCGACGGTGTGCTCGCTGTGTTCGATATCGGACTTGAGCACGAGGCCGATGTACGCGACGTAGAGGCCCACCAGAAACAGCGTATCGAAGATACCGATACCGCCGCCGAGAGGGACAAGAAACGCCCACAGCGTCGCCAGAAAGAGGAAGGAGATCTCGGTTGCGATGTCGGTGTCCAGCTGGACGGCGTCTTTCAGGAAGCCGTCGCGTTTCGTGACTGCGGGGTCCCGTGTCTTTGCGGCGCGCCAGACGGTGAACACGGCGATACCCGCCCAGCCGATACCGATGAGGATGCGGTTCGCGCCGGTCATGTTCGCAATCGCGAGGTTCGCGTCGTGACAGGCGCGAGCGAGCCCCCCGCTTGCGGACTCGATTTCTGCCGCCGTGAACTGGCGACAGGCCTCCGTCGTCGCCCCACCAGCCCCGGCGTTCCAGGCGTACAGCGCGTCAACGGCGTACTCGGGAGCCACGGCGAGAATGGCGAGGACGGCGATAGCGAACGCCCTCGGTACGTCTTTCTCGGCGGTTTCAGCGCCCCAGGCCAAGAGGAACGACGCCCCGAGGACGGCGAGCCCACTGACCGCGACGGTGGTCACGTTCCCGACCTCAATGCCGGAGATAAATAGGTAAATCCAGCCGACAGTCAGGGCCAGCGCGACTGCGACTTGCATCAGTGGATGGCGAAAACGACTCACTGTCGGAAGTGTGGCTGGGTCTGGCTGAAAAGCTTGCGAAAGTGTCGGCTGCAGACCGTGCTTCCCACAGAGCGTGGCGTTCATACGACCGGGGCGCGCTGGCGTTGGTATGGACGTTTACGGACTCATCGGGAACCCGGTCGGGCACTCGCTGTCGCCGCCGATGCACGAGGCGGGCTACGAGGCACTGGGACTTGACGCGCGCTACGTCACGTTCGAACCGTCGGCTGACGCCGGTGCCGAAGCCGTCGAAGCGGCGGAGACGCTCGGAATCGACGGCCTCAACGTTACCATCCCGTTCAAGCAGGACGTACTCGACGCCGTCGACCCCGCGCCGCTCGCCGAGCGCATCGGCGCGGTCAACACCATTGATTTCGCGGGTGAGACGCCGACGGGCTACAACACCGACGCGGTCGGTGCGGTCCGAGCGCTGGACCACCACGACGTGTCGCTGTCGGGTACGGCGGTCGTCGTTGGGGCCGGCGGTGCGGGGCGAGCGGCCGCGTTCGGTCTCGCCGACGAGGGGCTGTCGGTGCGGATCGCGAACCGGACCGAGTCTAAAGCCGACGCGCTCGCCGATGAAGTCCCGGACGCCTCCGGCCACGGGCTCGATTCGCTCTCCGACCTGCTCGCAAACGCCGACATCCTCGTCAACTGCACCAGCGTCGGCATGGAGGAGGACAAGACGCCGGTCCCCGCCGACGCGTTACACAGCGACCTCGCGGTGCTCGATGCGGTGTACACGCCAATCGAGACCCGTCTGCTACAGGACGCGGCGGCCGCGGGCGCAACGACCGTTGACGGCGCGTGGATGCTCCTGTATCAGGGGGTTGAAGCGTTTGAACGCTGGACTGGCGAGGACGCACCTGTAGACAGGATGAACGGCCGATTGCGCGAACACTTGTAACGGAGCGGTCACCAGCAAGAGATTTGTGTTGGGGATAAATACGTTCATGTATGGGTCTGCTTCAGAAATTGAAATCTGCCCTCGGGCTTGACGGGACTGGGTCATCCACGTCGGGAACCAATCGCGACGTGGACGTGACTGTCGAGCGAGAGCCCTCTACTGAAGACGAAGACGCTGTGAAGGGGACGAACACCGCGACGACTACCGAGACCCACACATCCGATACCGCGGACGGGGCCGGGACTGAATCAGGGGATGGGAGTGCAACATCTGCTCAGACAGACGAGTCGGAGACTACTGAGTCACCGACTACCGACGACGAATCGACATCTGCGACCGATGCTTCTCCAGCAGGGTCCGAGCAAGAACCAGTGGTCGACGACGAAGCCAGCGACTCGGAAGCCACCGCTGACGAAGAACCGGCCGAGGCTGATGCCGAGACTGAGGACGAGGAAAGTACTGCCCCAGTCACGGAAATAAAGGGTATCGGTCCCGCCTACGCCGACCGACTCGCCGATATCGGTATCGAGACGGTGGGCGAACTGGCCGCTGCGGATGCAGCGGACATCGCCGCAGACACCGACCTCTCAGAGAGCCGTGTTTCGGGCTGGATCGAGCGGGCCGAAGACTTCTGAAACCGTTGACGTTCCGTCTTTTTGCGCCGAACCGCAAGGGAATTAGTCGCCGCACTGTTTTCGTTCGGTAATGCAATCGGTCGAAACCGACCGGACCACGTTCACCGACCTTGCGGCCGACGCGCATCCAGCGGCGCGCGTCCCTGTCGAGGTTCGAGTGGACGTCGATGACCCGTTTCTCGCCTATCGCCGGGCGCGCGACGAAACTGGCGGCGTGTATCTGGCGACGACCGGCGGCCAGTCGGGGTGGGGTTACTTCGGGACCGCTCCGGCGGACTTCCGCGAGGTCGACCCCCGAGCTGGCGGGACCCTCGCCGCACTGACTGAGTTTCTCGACGGCGAGCGGCTGGTCCGTGGTGACTGCGACGTGCCGTATCCCTGCGGAGCCGTTGGATGGCTCTCCTACGACGTGGCGCGGGAACTGGAGTCACTGCCCGACAGCGCCGATGCCGACCGCGCGCTCCCAAACCTGCAGGTGGCCCGCTACGACCGCTTCGCCGCTTGGGAGGAACCCCGCGGTGAGTCGGTGACGCTGCGCGTGACAGCCTGCCCGCGGGTCGACGACTTTGAAACGCCCGAACTGGCCTACGAGTTCGGCAAGCAACACGCTCTGGACCTGGCCCGGGCGGCCGTGCAGGGTGACCCCGCCGTCGGGGACCCGCCGGTCGAGGCCGACGAAGCCACGTTCGAGAGCGACTGCACGCCCGAGGCCTTCGCTGACCGAGTCCAAACGGTCAAGCAGTACATCCGCGACGGCGACACGTTTCAGGCGAACGTCTCACAGCGTCTCCGCGCACCCGCCGCAGTCCATCCCGTCGAGGCGTTCGACGCGCTTCGAACTGTGAACCCCGCACCGTACTCTGCCCTGCTTGAGTTCCCTGGCGTTGACCTCGTCAGCGCCAGCCCGGAACTCCTCTTGCACCGCGACGGCGACCGTATCGAGACCGAACCCATCGCTGGCACCCGCCCGCGGGGCGAGACGCCCGACGCTGACGACCGACTGGAAGCGGACCTGCTCGACGACGGGAAGGAGCGGGCCGAACACGCGATGCTCGTCGAT
The genomic region above belongs to Haloarcula hispanica ATCC 33960 and contains:
- the pabB gene encoding aminodeoxychorismate synthase, component I; this translates as MQSVETDRTTFTDLAADAHPAARVPVEVRVDVDDPFLAYRRARDETGGVYLATTGGQSGWGYFGTAPADFREVDPRAGGTLAALTEFLDGERLVRGDCDVPYPCGAVGWLSYDVARELESLPDSADADRALPNLQVARYDRFAAWEEPRGESVTLRVTACPRVDDFETPELAYEFGKQHALDLARAAVQGDPAVGDPPVEADEATFESDCTPEAFADRVQTVKQYIRDGDTFQANVSQRLRAPAAVHPVEAFDALRTVNPAPYSALLEFPGVDLVSASPELLLHRDGDRIETEPIAGTRPRGETPDADDRLEADLLDDGKERAEHAMLVDLERNDLGKVSKFGSVEVSDYRRVDRYSEVMHLVSVVEGRLRDGASLQEAIAAVFPGGTITGAPKPRTMEIIDEVEATRRGPYTGSIGLFGFDGRATLNIVIRTLVRYAEEYHLRVGAGIVHDSDPDSEYQETLDKGCALVNAVDEALGRRVDLAMEDQQ
- a CDS encoding helix-hairpin-helix domain-containing protein, with product MGLLQKLKSALGLDGTGSSTSGTNRDVDVTVEREPSTEDEDAVKGTNTATTTETHTSDTADGAGTESGDGSATSAQTDESETTESPTTDDESTSATDASPAGSEQEPVVDDEASDSEATADEEPAEADAETEDEESTAPVTEIKGIGPAYADRLADIGIETVGELAAADAADIAADTDLSESRVSGWIERAEDF